A window of Synechococcus sp. UW179A contains these coding sequences:
- a CDS encoding ShlB/FhaC/HecB family hemolysin secretion/activation protein codes for MLLLLAQLVSPPLQPGPARVPDPAPVQQLEPESPQTQPDVDDRQLAPNNDSFTEPGASPSKPASEDDGDFSFEIKGTTPYSPSELQKLLRRCLADNSAETRLKRCAETLSGQLQQDGYVNSRVFIDEEPAPAHLTVVMGRLVELHINSDDQQLQQKVRKRLSNLLGQTLHLPSLQQQLQRLKQQSVVGSVSGSLGKLGSDPTQAVLTLTVTPASHPWRGDLSVRNDGNAGSGEWRALTVLQKPKALIDDDFLQIYGELNADGDPELGASLGSISYTLPLGESVNITGSFGASRRNLVEARGPAHGLSFRQYQGLAQLQWTLKDSDRQLWFAQAGLSANRSDSYLDGRSVPLIIGGGPDGQLNTGYLRLAIGHAGSNDNLGWSGQMYWLQGLAGFSSAEQLKDLAYYGINPDQSRALGGITSLGWRMAPNLQLNWRAAGQVAFNELTNDMGFSLGSDVGLRGLPGTLISGDTGWLSSAELNWSFWQNQNNTLQLVPFFGMGGIQTNRDSLSFNDTIGTGGILLRWLHGRHWSISLGWTDQFNDDDNIELWNDWLLGSGVYGKLRYRF; via the coding sequence ATGCTGCTTCTGCTGGCGCAACTGGTGTCTCCTCCCCTTCAACCGGGCCCCGCTCGCGTGCCCGACCCGGCACCGGTTCAGCAACTTGAGCCGGAATCTCCCCAGACCCAACCGGACGTCGACGACCGACAGCTGGCTCCCAACAACGATTCATTCACTGAACCAGGAGCCTCGCCGTCCAAACCAGCTTCAGAAGACGACGGTGATTTCTCTTTTGAAATCAAAGGCACAACGCCTTACAGCCCATCAGAACTTCAGAAGCTGTTGCGCCGTTGCCTAGCCGACAACAGTGCAGAAACACGCCTGAAACGCTGCGCTGAAACCCTCAGCGGACAACTGCAGCAGGACGGCTATGTGAATTCGCGGGTCTTCATCGATGAAGAGCCCGCACCGGCCCATCTCACAGTCGTAATGGGCCGGCTGGTCGAGCTACACATCAACAGTGACGATCAGCAATTGCAGCAGAAGGTGCGCAAGCGCCTCTCAAACCTCCTAGGCCAGACCCTTCACCTGCCGAGTCTTCAACAACAGCTGCAACGACTCAAGCAGCAGTCTGTCGTCGGCAGCGTCTCAGGAAGCCTTGGGAAACTGGGAAGTGATCCGACTCAAGCCGTACTCACTCTCACGGTCACCCCTGCAAGCCATCCCTGGAGAGGTGATCTGAGTGTTCGCAACGACGGCAATGCCGGCAGCGGTGAATGGCGAGCGCTCACTGTGCTGCAGAAACCAAAAGCTCTGATCGACGACGACTTCCTTCAGATCTACGGCGAACTCAATGCTGATGGTGATCCAGAGCTGGGAGCATCGCTTGGCTCCATCAGTTACACACTGCCCTTGGGGGAATCGGTGAACATCACCGGATCCTTTGGCGCCAGTCGTCGCAATCTGGTTGAAGCCCGAGGTCCGGCCCATGGCCTCAGCTTCCGTCAGTACCAGGGGCTGGCGCAGCTGCAATGGACCCTCAAAGATTCAGATCGTCAGCTCTGGTTCGCACAGGCTGGCCTGAGCGCCAACCGCAGCGACAGCTATCTGGATGGTCGCTCGGTTCCGCTGATCATCGGTGGCGGCCCGGACGGGCAGCTGAACACCGGCTACCTCCGACTTGCTATCGGACATGCGGGAAGCAACGACAACCTCGGATGGTCGGGGCAGATGTACTGGCTGCAAGGACTTGCAGGCTTCAGCAGCGCAGAGCAACTGAAGGATCTGGCTTACTACGGCATCAACCCCGACCAATCGCGAGCCCTGGGTGGCATCACCTCCCTGGGTTGGCGCATGGCGCCCAACCTTCAACTCAATTGGCGTGCGGCCGGTCAAGTGGCGTTCAACGAACTCACCAACGACATGGGTTTCTCACTGGGAAGCGATGTGGGGCTGAGAGGGCTGCCAGGAACCCTGATCAGCGGAGACACTGGCTGGTTGAGCAGCGCTGAATTGAACTGGTCCTTCTGGCAAAACCAAAACAACACTCTCCAACTGGTGCCTTTCTTCGGCATGGGCGGGATTCAAACCAACCGCGACTCCTTGAGCTTCAACGACACGATTGGCACTGGCGGAATCCTGCTGCGCTGGTTGCATGGACGCCATTGGTCAATCTCACTGGGCTGGACGGACCAATTCAACGACGACGACAACATCGAGCTCTGGAACGACTGGCTGCTCGGCAGCGGTGTCTACGGCAAGCTGCGATATCGGTTCTGA
- a CDS encoding mechanosensitive ion channel family protein, with amino-acid sequence MTLTLSVLVIVALLTIHRICQRQKLSPPPLRLPLIAAIGIPLLSKLAEIVSDGGATVLQNSLAAAITLLWALSLIRILTWGILQIPAELGWWKPTAKILRDLLTLAVITAVVMVVIHRDFRVNLVGLAATSAVVTAVIGLAAQETLKNLFAGISLQVDSPFEEGDWIDLGTTTGIVTSLRLMTTRVRGLDGSITVVPNSRIAVEGLRRFKPEEPVGQMIELGLDYSLPPRQAIELLQHTLHDNRKVLRHPTPKVWVSSFADSSITYSLLTWQTTALELRQLRSSVLEQIWYALHRIDQSIPYPIRDVRTKPSPAKLPSNDITSEHKQNLLSSTEIFGHLNHHQLEMLAALAGCETFAPGESVVRQGEHGDSLFLVVRGTLEVFQANANSSTRHPGRHVADLQASDAFGEMALCTGEARSASVICKSECVLIEIERKHLLPLIEEQPEILETMGSIMAARRQQLQANKQQRAESRRRALIARMQRLFSLSSQEQ; translated from the coding sequence ATGACTCTGACTCTGAGCGTTCTGGTCATCGTGGCACTGCTGACGATCCATCGGATTTGCCAACGCCAGAAGCTCAGCCCGCCTCCCTTGCGACTGCCTTTGATTGCAGCGATCGGCATCCCGCTGCTCAGCAAACTGGCTGAAATCGTCAGCGATGGCGGGGCGACAGTGCTGCAGAACTCACTTGCAGCAGCCATCACCTTGCTGTGGGCTCTGAGCCTGATCCGCATCCTGACCTGGGGAATCCTGCAGATTCCAGCGGAATTGGGCTGGTGGAAACCCACCGCCAAGATCCTGCGGGACCTGCTCACCCTTGCCGTGATCACAGCCGTGGTGATGGTGGTGATTCACAGAGATTTCCGCGTCAATCTCGTCGGACTGGCAGCAACTTCAGCCGTTGTCACCGCCGTCATCGGTCTTGCCGCTCAAGAGACGCTCAAGAATCTATTCGCGGGAATCTCCCTACAAGTTGACTCACCGTTTGAAGAGGGTGACTGGATTGATCTGGGCACTACAACCGGAATTGTCACCTCCCTCCGTTTGATGACGACCCGAGTGCGTGGACTAGACGGCTCAATCACCGTGGTTCCGAACAGCCGTATTGCTGTGGAAGGTCTGCGCCGTTTCAAGCCTGAAGAACCCGTGGGTCAGATGATCGAGCTCGGATTGGATTACAGCTTGCCTCCACGCCAAGCCATTGAGCTGCTGCAACACACTCTTCACGACAACCGCAAGGTGCTGCGTCACCCCACTCCCAAGGTGTGGGTGTCATCCTTCGCCGACAGTTCTATCACCTACAGCCTGCTCACCTGGCAAACCACCGCACTGGAATTACGCCAGTTGAGAAGCTCTGTGCTTGAGCAGATCTGGTATGCACTCCACCGCATTGATCAGTCGATTCCCTACCCAATCCGAGACGTTCGCACCAAGCCCAGCCCAGCCAAGTTGCCATCCAACGACATTACGTCGGAGCACAAGCAAAACCTCCTGTCCTCAACTGAGATCTTTGGTCACCTCAATCACCATCAGCTTGAAATGCTGGCGGCTCTAGCAGGCTGCGAGACCTTTGCGCCTGGTGAATCGGTCGTCAGGCAGGGAGAGCATGGAGACAGTCTGTTTCTCGTAGTCCGCGGAACACTGGAAGTGTTTCAAGCGAACGCCAATAGCTCCACAAGACACCCAGGTCGGCACGTCGCCGATCTTCAGGCAAGTGATGCCTTCGGAGAGATGGCGCTCTGCACAGGTGAAGCACGTTCAGCGAGTGTGATTTGCAAGAGCGAATGCGTCTTGATCGAGATCGAGCGAAAACACCTTCTGCCACTGATCGAAGAACAACCGGAGATTCTTGAAACCATGGGCTCGATCATGGCCGCACGACGGCAGCAACTCCAAGCGAACAAGCAGCAACGTGCTGAGTCCAGACGTCGGGCATTGATCGCTCGCATGCAAAGACTGTTCAGTCTTTCCAGTCAGGAGCAATGA
- a CDS encoding CHAT domain-containing protein — translation MRGLVLCPLVALIVVSPVQADVASRSADGLGTLVNGSANGRCNSGLCRIDGGIDSGSNRFHRLSEFDTRGAIQGVSINSDGVRNLVLGVTAPDGSFINKNVSLTSPSHLFLLSPGGIQVMPGASFQQIPQLTLSTAAQLRFAGGVFDVFNTPHHAIAALNADPLPGALGLLPGELGDKRPWIRMEGISIDVDEALLVDAPGGRIDVDQSRLSVSNPAGDGGTLTLAADLIRVGEGAELLATGSGNGGVVQVGGSWQNSDPAVRQATQTWMQRGSLVDASSTGSGDGGTVVIWSDLGNPSGGTVAEGSLLARGGSVSGAGGRVETSGSYLRAQPEVIDVSAIKGSTGEWLLDPYNITIGNSTGTITEQTDPSGGGRLFESSASASRVDVADIKTALGTTTDVRILTGSADPSEGGNITWESDAPLNYSDSSGKLTLDAAGYIQLNSNITTGSGGLSLQAGVGFVEAASGVTLDLKGPLNISTGDTNVGSSDSTSPALAATLTGSGPLAKTGNGGLILSGNSSTWSGPTDVQQGTLRVNGANALGAAGTASSTTVQPGATLQLAGGISLAENIELRGGTLTNWSGDNTVTGSLSLASSAFVDARQDTLTLDPSTGDAVSVVDATSAYNSDLTLAGAGDLVVEGKFNLKDGQPTPRPYYGDFRQTGSGVVRFKDDLMVERLESTAGGTLWMDQPAGAPAVIPPGSSLFLDNGAFLRRDKTETVTGTSLELGAGGGGISVGTSSTLVWDAPISGTGTFTKAGDGTLRFPASAAISYTGATLVKGGSLDVLSASPTTATCSGTGSSSLCAGGGGRSGGGGGGVDPTPEPEPEPSPESEPEPSPEPEPAPTPEPEPDPSPEPEPDPNPESESTNEQPESDAGIVSDELQNAVADVPVFLPAEQRSTVDSDSQTSVSGQADLIAAQPQSLDAGLQVDLGLGSDSSTTATAVVPLTTVMAQSTQTMAPEQAVAQLQQSDQAAASRTASLLGLGQALQSALPSTPTVEDLQGVLDQVERQGFVTSPAVLQVRFTSTPSDSARDSFLDLTLISSKAPVQARRLTVDRERFAGLLKALYRQLSRQESLAVDDPASPTRQLHALLVAPIQDALQGQGIKTLLIAADQGLQAVPFAALNDGTSFFGLNYAFGLTPSLALTPLTPAQSTSTGQLALGASEFDGLAPLPLVPQELEQLDASIGADRYLNQEFSPQALLNRAADQRYSRVHVATHADFRPGGPAQSVLHTGTGPMSMSQFAQLRRKRGETPLDLVVLSACRTLLGDQESELGFAGLALQAGARSAVGTLWYVDDVVTSAFFVQFYRLLDQGLPKAEALQRTRQLFVTGLIRLEGDQVIGPDEVPLLTDLTPGQRRRISAGVQNPFFWSGIELIGSPW, via the coding sequence ATGCGAGGTCTGGTGCTGTGTCCACTCGTTGCGCTGATCGTTGTTTCTCCTGTTCAGGCGGATGTCGCAAGTCGTTCAGCGGATGGACTGGGGACTCTGGTTAATGGTTCAGCGAACGGTCGCTGCAACAGTGGTCTCTGCCGGATCGATGGTGGAATCGACAGTGGCAGCAATCGCTTTCATCGGCTCAGTGAATTCGATACCCGCGGTGCGATTCAGGGTGTGTCGATCAATAGTGATGGCGTTCGCAATCTGGTTCTGGGAGTCACAGCTCCGGACGGCAGCTTCATCAACAAGAACGTTTCACTGACCTCTCCATCGCATCTGTTCCTGCTCTCTCCAGGGGGGATTCAGGTGATGCCGGGTGCCTCTTTTCAGCAGATCCCTCAACTGACGCTGAGTACGGCAGCGCAACTGCGCTTTGCCGGTGGTGTGTTTGATGTGTTCAATACGCCGCACCACGCCATCGCAGCTTTGAACGCTGATCCTTTGCCTGGAGCTCTGGGCTTGCTGCCAGGGGAATTGGGAGACAAACGGCCCTGGATCCGCATGGAGGGAATCTCCATTGATGTCGATGAGGCTCTGCTCGTGGACGCTCCTGGCGGTCGCATTGATGTTGATCAGAGTCGTCTTTCGGTCAGTAACCCCGCTGGAGATGGCGGCACGCTCACGCTTGCTGCTGATCTGATTCGCGTTGGAGAGGGAGCTGAATTGCTGGCGACTGGCTCCGGGAACGGAGGGGTTGTCCAGGTCGGTGGCAGTTGGCAGAACAGCGATCCCGCTGTGCGCCAGGCAACTCAAACCTGGATGCAGCGTGGCTCTCTGGTGGATGCTTCCTCTACCGGTTCAGGGGATGGAGGCACAGTCGTGATCTGGAGTGATCTCGGCAATCCCTCCGGAGGAACGGTCGCGGAGGGCTCGTTGCTAGCGCGCGGTGGTTCGGTCAGTGGAGCTGGCGGGCGGGTTGAAACATCAGGTTCCTATTTGCGTGCTCAACCTGAAGTCATAGATGTCTCGGCGATCAAGGGATCGACAGGTGAATGGTTGCTTGATCCCTACAACATCACGATTGGCAATTCTACTGGAACGATCACTGAACAAACCGATCCTTCAGGTGGAGGACGGTTGTTTGAATCCAGTGCGTCCGCTTCACGGGTGGATGTTGCTGACATCAAAACGGCACTCGGCACCACAACAGATGTGCGGATTCTCACCGGATCAGCGGATCCTTCCGAGGGAGGAAACATCACCTGGGAATCAGATGCGCCACTGAATTACTCAGACAGCTCAGGAAAGCTCACCCTTGATGCCGCTGGATATATCCAGCTCAATTCCAACATCACCACGGGTTCCGGTGGACTGTCTCTCCAGGCTGGTGTGGGCTTCGTGGAGGCTGCATCTGGGGTCACCCTGGACCTCAAGGGACCGTTAAACATTTCGACCGGGGATACCAACGTCGGCAGTTCAGACTCCACCTCCCCTGCGCTGGCCGCAACGCTCACCGGCTCAGGTCCGCTCGCCAAAACCGGTAACGGCGGGCTGATCCTGTCGGGTAACAGCAGCACCTGGTCGGGCCCCACAGATGTGCAACAGGGCACTCTGCGCGTGAACGGTGCCAATGCATTGGGTGCAGCGGGTACCGCCTCATCCACCACGGTTCAGCCCGGCGCCACCCTTCAACTGGCTGGGGGCATCAGCCTCGCGGAGAACATCGAGCTCAGGGGAGGCACGCTGACGAACTGGTCCGGGGACAACACAGTCACCGGCTCCCTGAGTCTGGCAAGCAGCGCCTTTGTGGATGCACGACAGGACACCCTCACGCTCGATCCCAGTACTGGCGATGCTGTCTCCGTTGTTGACGCGACGTCGGCCTACAACTCCGATCTCACGCTAGCGGGTGCTGGTGACCTTGTTGTGGAGGGCAAGTTCAACCTCAAGGACGGTCAGCCCACCCCTAGGCCCTACTACGGCGACTTCCGCCAGACCGGATCAGGTGTTGTTCGTTTCAAGGACGACCTGATGGTGGAGCGGCTGGAGTCCACCGCAGGCGGGACGCTCTGGATGGATCAGCCGGCTGGAGCACCAGCGGTGATTCCGCCAGGCTCATCACTTTTCCTGGACAACGGTGCGTTCCTGCGCCGTGACAAGACCGAAACGGTGACTGGCACCAGCCTTGAATTAGGCGCTGGTGGTGGTGGCATCAGCGTTGGGACGAGCTCCACGCTGGTCTGGGATGCCCCCATCAGCGGGACAGGGACATTCACCAAGGCGGGAGATGGGACGCTCCGCTTTCCCGCTTCGGCGGCGATCAGCTACACCGGTGCCACCCTCGTGAAGGGCGGCTCCCTTGACGTGTTGTCTGCATCGCCGACCACAGCCACTTGCAGCGGTACGGGTTCCTCGAGTCTCTGTGCCGGTGGCGGCGGCCGCAGTGGTGGCGGAGGAGGAGGTGTTGACCCCACGCCTGAACCGGAACCGGAACCCAGTCCTGAATCGGAACCGGAGCCGAGTCCTGAACCGGAACCCGCGCCCACCCCTGAACCGGAACCAGACCCCAGTCCTGAACCGGAACCGGACCCCAACCCGGAATCGGAGTCGACCAATGAGCAGCCTGAGTCCGATGCGGGCATCGTCTCTGATGAGTTGCAGAATGCGGTGGCCGATGTTCCTGTCTTTCTTCCTGCTGAGCAACGGTCCACTGTTGATTCTGATTCGCAGACCTCCGTCAGCGGCCAGGCAGATCTGATCGCGGCCCAGCCGCAAAGCCTTGATGCTGGTCTGCAGGTTGATCTTGGCCTTGGAAGCGATTCCTCGACCACAGCAACAGCAGTCGTGCCTCTGACCACGGTGATGGCTCAGAGCACCCAGACCATGGCTCCCGAACAGGCGGTCGCGCAGTTGCAACAGTCTGACCAGGCCGCCGCAAGCCGCACGGCGTCTTTGCTTGGTTTGGGCCAAGCTCTTCAGAGCGCCCTCCCCTCCACACCCACTGTTGAGGATTTGCAGGGCGTGCTGGATCAGGTCGAGCGTCAAGGCTTCGTCACCAGTCCTGCAGTGCTTCAGGTCCGCTTCACCTCGACTCCGTCTGACAGCGCCCGGGACAGTTTTCTTGATCTGACCCTAATCAGTTCGAAAGCCCCAGTTCAGGCTCGGCGCTTAACGGTGGATCGCGAACGCTTCGCCGGCTTGCTCAAGGCCTTGTATCGCCAGCTGTCACGGCAGGAGTCCTTGGCTGTTGATGATCCAGCCTCGCCGACGCGTCAGCTGCATGCCTTGCTGGTGGCACCGATCCAGGATGCGCTTCAGGGCCAGGGCATCAAGACGCTGCTGATTGCTGCTGATCAGGGCTTACAGGCTGTCCCCTTCGCAGCACTCAACGATGGAACCTCGTTCTTCGGTCTGAACTACGCCTTCGGACTTACGCCATCTCTGGCCCTCACGCCGCTGACTCCAGCCCAGTCGACGTCTACAGGCCAGCTCGCCCTTGGAGCTTCTGAATTTGATGGGTTGGCACCCCTACCGCTCGTGCCCCAGGAGCTCGAGCAGCTGGATGCCTCAATCGGTGCCGATCGTTATCTCAACCAGGAGTTTTCACCTCAGGCCCTGCTCAATAGAGCTGCCGACCAGCGCTATTCCCGCGTGCATGTGGCGACCCATGCCGACTTTCGACCCGGGGGGCCAGCCCAATCGGTGTTGCACACCGGCACTGGGCCGATGTCGATGTCCCAATTTGCCCAGTTGCGCCGCAAGCGGGGCGAGACCCCCTTGGATCTGGTGGTGCTCAGCGCCTGCCGCACACTTCTCGGCGATCAAGAGAGTGAACTCGGTTTTGCCGGGTTGGCGTTGCAGGCTGGGGCCCGCAGTGCGGTGGGTACGCTCTGGTATGTCGATGATGTGGTGACTTCGGCATTCTTTGTGCAGTTCTATCGCTTGCTCGATCAGGGCCTGCCCAAGGCGGAAGCTCTGCAACGCACCCGTCAATTGTTTGTCACCGGCCTGATTCGCCTCGAGGGTGATCAAGTGATCGGCCCTGATGAGGTTCCCCTGCTCACGGATCTCACTCCTGGGCAGCGTCGCCGGATCTCCGCTGGGGTGCAGAACCCCTTCTTCTGGTCCGGCATTGAGCTGATCGGTTCACCCTGGTGA
- a CDS encoding CHASE2 domain-containing protein, whose amino-acid sequence MNWPRPIRQVVPYALAIGLLVGLQHSPLVETANLLVYDLAINLRNRANDGQAKDLNWPITVVGINEADIKLYGWPLDDTLLCRALKQLDALGASVIGLDLYRDQAKPCLQDEIQRNPRLISIRNEVDGITAIPGAPARQQAFNDLVMDADRVVRRDLIHVGGQEEALRSLPLRLLETASQTRDLDRQLEQLNEHHWLKEQSGGYQGVDAAGYQAMLPVYPPGRYPSLDLTTLLNGEVPREKINGRVVLVGSVAPSLRDLFEIPHSRFVSSSEFFAVPGVELHAQRLEALQRLLQSRTPEIVTIQGWQRSLLVLAMVLLGVLIAERPARIRRSLMLLTAAVILLIGTVFGLTLSGIWIGLTMPLSGLVLISGSGILRRGVQSQRHQQDMRRLLGQTSSPAVAQQLWDQREDLIKDGRFTGREQQVTVLFSDTCSFTSVSEQLTPSELMQWLNRGMCIGVDAVTSRGGIVNKFTGDGMLAVFGAPVSKGPTMDACHAVTAALAIQEQISKLNEDLAKEGQPALRMRIGIHSGPVLTGSLGSSNRLEYAVIGDTVNCASRLEGLEKDRHEGMVRILVSGETQCLLEALPAHVTSTSWGTVLIKGRLEPLDVIELRSTEP is encoded by the coding sequence ATGAACTGGCCACGCCCGATTCGCCAGGTCGTTCCCTATGCCTTAGCTATTGGGCTGTTGGTTGGCCTTCAGCATTCGCCCTTGGTCGAGACTGCCAACCTGCTCGTCTATGACCTGGCCATCAACCTGCGCAACCGAGCCAATGATGGTCAAGCCAAAGACCTGAACTGGCCAATCACTGTGGTAGGGATTAACGAAGCCGACATCAAGCTCTACGGCTGGCCCCTCGACGACACCCTTCTCTGCAGAGCTCTGAAACAGCTCGACGCCCTTGGAGCCAGCGTCATCGGCCTTGACCTGTATCGCGATCAGGCCAAGCCCTGTCTTCAGGACGAGATTCAGCGCAATCCGCGCCTGATCTCGATTCGCAATGAAGTCGATGGCATCACAGCAATCCCTGGAGCACCAGCCAGGCAACAGGCCTTCAATGACCTGGTCATGGATGCTGACCGGGTTGTGAGACGTGATCTCATTCACGTGGGCGGTCAGGAGGAGGCTCTTCGATCACTGCCACTGCGACTGCTGGAAACAGCCAGCCAAACCAGAGACCTGGACAGACAGCTCGAACAACTCAACGAGCACCATTGGCTAAAAGAGCAATCCGGCGGTTATCAGGGGGTCGATGCAGCTGGCTATCAGGCCATGCTTCCTGTTTATCCACCAGGACGCTATCCCTCTCTGGATTTAACCACTCTGCTGAATGGCGAGGTGCCTCGGGAAAAGATCAACGGTCGAGTGGTGCTGGTCGGCAGCGTGGCTCCTTCCCTTCGTGATCTGTTTGAAATCCCCCACAGCCGCTTCGTCAGCAGCTCTGAGTTTTTTGCAGTTCCTGGGGTCGAGCTGCATGCTCAGCGCCTGGAAGCTCTTCAGCGACTACTCCAGAGCCGTACACCGGAAATCGTCACCATTCAGGGCTGGCAGCGATCGCTGCTTGTTTTAGCGATGGTGCTGCTGGGTGTGCTGATCGCCGAACGGCCCGCGAGAATCCGCCGCAGCTTGATGTTGCTCACAGCCGCGGTCATCCTCCTGATTGGAACAGTGTTTGGGCTGACGCTGAGCGGCATCTGGATCGGGCTGACCATGCCCCTCTCCGGACTTGTGCTGATCAGCGGTAGCGGCATCCTGAGGCGCGGGGTGCAGAGCCAACGTCACCAGCAAGACATGCGGCGCCTGCTTGGCCAGACCAGCTCTCCCGCTGTTGCCCAACAACTCTGGGATCAACGCGAAGATCTGATCAAAGACGGGCGTTTCACGGGTAGGGAGCAGCAGGTCACGGTGCTGTTCAGCGACACCTGCAGCTTCACGAGTGTGAGCGAACAGCTGACCCCTTCTGAGTTGATGCAATGGCTGAACCGTGGCATGTGCATCGGCGTCGATGCAGTCACAAGTCGCGGCGGAATCGTCAACAAATTCACCGGTGACGGCATGCTTGCCGTCTTCGGCGCACCTGTCTCCAAGGGGCCAACCATGGATGCATGCCATGCAGTCACAGCTGCTTTGGCAATTCAGGAACAGATTTCAAAACTGAATGAAGATCTGGCCAAAGAAGGTCAGCCAGCGTTGCGCATGCGGATCGGGATCCATTCCGGACCCGTTCTCACTGGATCTCTCGGCAGCAGCAATCGATTGGAATACGCCGTGATTGGCGACACCGTGAACTGCGCGTCTCGACTGGAAGGCCTGGAGAAGGATCGTCATGAAGGCATGGTGAGGATCCTGGTATCGGGTGAAACCCAGTGCCTGCTCGAGGCCTTGCCAGCTCATGTGACCAGCACATCTTGGGGAACGGTCCTGATCAAAGGACGTTTAGAACCGCTGGATGTGATCGAACTCAGAAGCACTGAACCGTGA